A window of Garra rufa chromosome 6, GarRuf1.0, whole genome shotgun sequence genomic DNA:
ATGACAACAAATGGCACAGCAAATGGTGCTCACCTGATATTTGGCAGCTTCGGACCTGCTCAAACACTGGCCTGCCATACAGTAGCTGTCGGACCCGCAAGGCGTTCCGTCGGCCCATGGAAAGTTCTTGGTTTGGCAGACGAGCAAGCCATTTGCAGTTGTGACCATGCACCAAAGGGCGGCACAGGTGGTGGTCTGGTCAGGACAGTGCTGGGACTCCTCTCCAAATGTGAGGCGGCACTGTCTGTCAGCGTCGTACACTGTACCTGGCAGAGCCTGGGGTAACTGCTGAGGCTTCTGGGGCTTGTCCAGCAAACACTGACCATGGCCGTTGTCCAGGAAGGTAGTGACCATCATAGCACTGCAAAAAGACCAGGGCTGTAGCTGGTTCAGATTTGACAAGGTTGAGGCCATCATATGGGAGCTCCACTGGTCGCCATTAAGGCTGGCACATTGTTTGGCATCATCATGGGGCATGTTGAACACATGACCTACGAGAAAAGCACAGTTAATGACTTGATCTACACCTGCCTACTTTCTAGTTTTAATGCAAGAACATGGGGATGCTCTTACCAAGCTCATGTGCGACTGTGAAGGCCGCCTGCAGACCGTCATCTTCAATAATGGAGCAACTTCGATCAGGATCACACACGGTGCCAACATCTGCCATCCCCAGAGTGTCACAGGAATGAGCTCCACAAAGATCCTGAAAGAAACAGCGTTCATTAATAAGAGCTGTGCTACAAAATTACTCACTCAGAGGAGACCAGGAGTGATATACTTAATGAAACTTACCTGTCTGGTGAACAGTACTGCTGTGTCGTAGTGCTCTGCGTTCCGGTCATTTGATGGGTTGTGCTGTCTTTGCCACTGGCAGAAGTTCCTGAGCGTAAGTGCCGCATTGGTGGACACCGGGGGGCCGTGTTCTTCATCGTACACAACGAGCAGCTTCACAACTGCCAGAGTGATTGAATTGCGAATGGTAGGGTGTCGATACAGACGAGATGCCACCGACATGATGGTCAGCAGATAAGGTTTGAGCCCAGCTCCGTGAAACTCCGCCATCGACTGGTCCGCCACAATCATGATCTCCAAATATCGAGGAGTGGACACGAAGCGCCGAGATCTGTGATGTGCTGGAGAATGAGAAgataaaattaaaaccattagTTTTATTAGAAAAAGTGAAATCTAAATCAGATTCAATATCCACACTTTTCCACATTGATGGCTTCGTATGTTTTATTTAACCATAATTTCCTGCTTATTTTGGCTAATCACATTGTCATTCTAGAGAGCATCTCATTGGACATACATTTGTAGACGCCTGTGAGTGCAAGATGACCTCATCAACATTTTAGATTTTCTTCTAACCTTAAGCctgtattttaaatgtgtttgaaCTTTTACGAGTCTACATAGACGCCTCAAAGCTATTAAACGTAATTGCAATTTTGGTTGGAAATAGTAAATTAAGAAGTAAGGGTGTCTTggaactgaaaaaaacaaaaaactcaaAAAGACAGAAAGCTATTGAGAGTTAGTGCTGAGCTTGCTTACTTTTCCATTCGACTAAGCTTCTGCTCCGCCCTGCCAATAACTTTTCCAAAACCTGCGCACTTTCATGAGAAACGCTGGCGGAAACACAAGCCATCTACAGTCCTCCGGTGCTGATCTACGCAACATGCGGTACCAGGAGGAGAACTTCCACGTCTCTCCAGCCCATTCTCTACCACCTCCCACTCCCCCAGCCCTCAACTCTACGTCCCCTTCCCTCCTCCTGCGTATGTGGAGAGATTCCTGCCTTCTCCAAGTTAACCCTCACCTCGCTTTTGGAGAGGGCTCATCCGCGCTTTAGAAAGAAAGTTTATTCTTCAAAATAAGTTTAAACGAGCTGGTAGAACATTTGCAGTTGATGCATTTCCCAGCTAAATTACGCGATTTGCTGTTTAATGCGTTAATGCAGACTCAGAACTCTCAAACCTGCTTAATTAGCTCCTCATGCGTCACCGCGCACTGAATGACGCGGAGTCACCGAGTTTATTCGGGTTACCGGAGGCGTGCGCGAAATATTACCGGAAAAAAACTCTCAGTAAAGCTAAACTTTCCAAAGTACAAGATCGTTAATTATAAAGTGTCTAATATTTACCTGTCGAATCAGATGGAATGGGCTTTGCGTCAGATTTGGTTGCATGTGGTTTTTCGGTGACCCGTTCCTCCTCCTCGTTCACCCCACACTTCGGACCGTTGTCTTCACCCAAGAACCCCCGTTTTCTTCTGCGAATGGTGTGGGTGTCTCCATCTGAAGCCTGTCCGCTGGCGTTTGCGGGATGAATGAAATACTCTTCACCGCCGACATAGAAGCCGCCCCGCAGTCCGTTGCACAGATTGATCGCCGCAGCGGAAAGTTCTTCTCCGTTCACGGTTCCCGAGAAGAAGCACCGCGCCTCTCCAGCGCTGTCAAACTCCTCGGACTCCGGTTTTCCCACCATCTGGAACACAAACCCAGGCGCTAAAAAGGTCTGGTCTGGTTCCAGCACCAACACCATCTGATTTCCAAAGACGTCCAAGCGGTAGATGCGTTTCTCAGATTCCTTTTCCCGTGCTTCTGATGTATGGGTCGGTTCGGCGTCGTACGATTCGAGCCGGACCGGCACCACGGTGCTCTCCTCCCACGCGCTCTGCGCCGCGTTTACGCACAGGGCTGCAATGAAACCCAGTATGACGCGCAAAAAAGACATTATATTCCTGTTGGGTTCGAAAaagcaaaatgacaaaataatgaCGGATCAGATGCAAATCCTCACAAAGTTTCAGTTCTTTGAGAATCTGACTCCAAAATCTGGTAAACCAAATGTCACAGAAACAAAACCAGA
This region includes:
- the LOC141336379 gene encoding A disintegrin and metalloproteinase with thrombospondin motifs 1-like; protein product: MSFLRVILGFIAALCVNAAQSAWEESTVVPVRLESYDAEPTHTSEAREKESEKRIYRLDVFGNQMVLVLEPDQTFLAPGFVFQMVGKPESEEFDSAGEARCFFSGTVNGEELSAAAINLCNGLRGGFYVGGEEYFIHPANASGQASDGDTHTIRRRKRGFLGEDNGPKCGVNEEEERVTEKPHATKSDAKPIPSDSTAHHRSRRFVSTPRYLEIMIVADQSMAEFHGAGLKPYLLTIMSVASRLYRHPTIRNSITLAVVKLLVVYDEEHGPPVSTNAALTLRNFCQWQRQHNPSNDRNAEHYDTAVLFTRQDLCGAHSCDTLGMADVGTVCDPDRSCSIIEDDGLQAAFTVAHELGHVFNMPHDDAKQCASLNGDQWSSHMMASTLSNLNQLQPWSFCSAMMVTTFLDNGHGQCLLDKPQKPQQLPQALPGTVYDADRQCRLTFGEESQHCPDQTTTCAALWCMVTTANGLLVCQTKNFPWADGTPCGSDSYCMAGQCLSRSEAAKYQIPVNGGWGAWGPWGDCSRTCGGGVQYSIRECDSPLPKNGGKYCEGKRIQYRSCNTEACPDNNGLSFREEQCLAHNELSSQVSFGSGEGVEWVPKYAGVSPKDRCKLVCRAKGTGYFFILKPKVADGTPCTPDSTSVCVQGQCVKAGCDRVIGSNKRFDKCGICGGDGSTCKKVSGSMERSRAGYQDVVTIPAGATHLDVKQRSIGGRRYDNSYLAVRRQDGKYLLNGDYKLTTLETDISLKGALLRYSGSSASLERLRSFAPLPEPLTIQVLSVGDSPRPRVKYSYFAPRPNGSKRPSINIISEAGDAEWVLREWGPCSKTCGSGIQNRDVICLDAYGHQSKDCPEELRPVSSQSCALQACPSWLLGEWSACSKTCGRGYRKRTLRCIGHDGRPLPNESCNAKDRPRPLLDLCNMTPC